The following proteins are co-located in the Rattus norvegicus strain BN/NHsdMcwi chromosome X, GRCr8, whole genome shotgun sequence genome:
- the Slitrk2 gene encoding SLIT and NTRK-like protein 2 isoform X1, translated as MLSGVWFLSVFTVAGILQIESRKTAKDICKIRCLCEEKENVLNINCENKGFTTVSLLQPPQYRIYQLFLNGNLLTRLYPNEFVNYSNAVTLHLGNNGLQEIRPGAFSGLKTLKRLHLNNNKLEVLREDTFLGLESLEYLQADYNYISTIEAGAFSKLNKLKVLILNDNLLLSLPSNVFRFVLLTHLDLRGNRLKVMPFAGVLEHIGGIMEIQLEENPWNCTCDLLPLKAWLDTITVFVGEIVCETPFRLHGKDVTQLTRQDLCPRKSASGDSSQRSSHSDTHVQRLSPTMNPALNPTRAPKASRPPKMRNRPTPRVTVSKDRQSFGPIMVYQTKSPVALTCPSSCVCTSQSSDNGLNVNCQERKFTNISDLQPKPTSPKKLYLTGNYLQTVYKNDLLEYTSLDLLHLGNNRIAVIQEGAFTNLTSLRRLYLNGNYLEVLYPSMFDGLQSLQYLYLEYNVIKEIKPLTFDALINLQLLFLNNNLLRSLPDNIFGGTALTRLNLRNNHFSHLPVKGVLDQLPAFIQIDLQENPWDCTCDIMGLKDWTEHANSPVIINEVTCESPAKHAGEILKFLGREAICPDNPNLSDGTVLSMNHNTDTPRSLSVSPSSYPELHTEVPLSVLILGLLVVFILSVCFGAGLFVFVLKRRKGVPSVPRSATNLDVSSFQLQYGSYNTETNDKTDGHVYNYIPPPVGQMCQNPIYMQKEGDPVAYYRNLQDFSYGNLEEKKEEPATLAYTISATELLEKQATPKEPELLYQNIAERAKELPSAGLVHYNFCTLPKRQFAPSYESRRQNQDRINKTVLYGTPRKCFVGQSKPDHPLLQAKPQSEPDYLEVLEKQTAISQL; from the coding sequence ATGCTGAGCGGCGTCTGGTTCCTCAGTGTGTTCACAGTGGCCGGGATCTTACAGATCGAGAGTCGCAAAACTGCCAAAGACATTTGCAAGATCCGCTGTTTGTGCGAAGAGAAGGAAAACGTACTGAACATTAACTGTGAAAACAAAGGATTTACAACTGTCAGTTTGCTTCAACCCCCCCAGTATCGCATCTATCAGCTGTTTCTGAACGGAAACCTCTTGACCAGACTGTATCCAAATGAGTTTGTTAATTACTCAAATGCGGTGACTCTACATCTAGGTAACAATGGGTTGCAGGAGATCCGACCTGGGGCATTTAGCGGTCTGAAAACTCTCAAGAGACTgcacctcaacaacaacaaactggaGGTATTGCGAGAGGACACTTTTCTAGGCCTAGAGAGTCTGGAGTACCTCCAAGCTGACTACAATTACATCAGCACCATCGAGGCAGGGGCATTCAGCAAACTGAATAAGCTCAAAGTACTCATCTTGAATGACAACCTTTTGCTGTCTCTGCCTAGTAATGTATTTCGGTTCGTCCTGCTGACTCATTTAGACCTGAGGGGGAACAGGTTGAAAGTAATGCCTTTTGCTGGTGTCCTTGAACATATTGGAGGAATCATGGAAATTCAGCTGGAAGAAAACCCATGGAATTGCACCTGTGACTTACTTCCTCTCAAGGCATGGCTGGACACCATTACTGTTTTTGTAGGGGAGATTGTCTGTGAAACTCCTTTCAGGTTACATGGGAAAGATGTGACCCAGCTGACCAGACAAGACCTCTGTCCCAGAAAAAGTGCAAGTGGTGATTCTAGTCAGAGGAGCAGCCATTCAGACACACATGTCCAAAGGCTGTCCCCTACAATGAATCCTGCTCTCAACCCAACCAGGGCTCCAAAAGCCAGCCGGCCACCCAAAATGAGAAATCGTCCAACTCCCCGAGTGACTGTGTCAAAAGACCGGCAGAGCTTTGGCCCAATCATGGTGTACCAGACCAAGTCCCCCGTGGCCCTCACCTGTCCCAGCAGCTGTGTCTGTACCTCTCAGAGCTCAGACAATGGTCTAAATGTTAACTGCCAAGAAAGGAAGTTCACTAACATCTCTGACCTACAGCCCAAACCTACCAGTCCAAAGAAACTCTACCTGACAGGGAACTATCTCCAAACAGTCTATAAGAATGACCTCTTAGAATACACTTCACTGGATTTGTTGCATTTAGGAAACAACAGGATTGCAGTCATCCAAGAAGGTGCCTTTACAAACCTGACCAGTTTACGAAGACTTTATCTAAATGGCAATTACCTTGAAGTGCTGTATCCTTCTATGTTTGATGGACTGCAGAGCTTGCAGTATCTCTATTTAGAGTATAATGTCATTAAGGAAATTAAGCCTCTGACCTTTGATGCTTTGATTAACCTCCAGCTCCTGTTTCTGAATAACAACCTGCTGAGGTCCTTACCTGATAATATATTTGGGGGCACAGCCCTCACCAGGCTGAATCTGAGGAACAATCATTTTTCTCACCTGCCTGTGAAAGGGGTCCTGGACCAGCTTCCTGCTTTTATCCAGATAGATCTGCAAGAGAACCCATGGGACTGCACCTGTGACATCATGGGGCTTAAGGACTGGACCGAACATGCCAATTCTCCTGTCATCATCAATGAGGTGACTTGTGAATCTCCCGCTAAGCATGCAGGGGAGATACTGAAATTCCTGGGAAGGGAGGCTATTTGCCCAGATAATCCTAACCTGTCAGATGGGACTGTTTTATCAATGAATcacaacacagacacacctaGATCACTTAGTGTGTCTCCTAGTTCTTACCCCGAACTACACACTGAAGTTCCACTCTCCGTCTTAATTTTAGGATTGCTTGTGGTTTTtatcctgtctgtctgttttggggCGGGGTTGTTCGTCTTTGTCCTGAAGCGTCGAAAGGGAGTGCCAAGTGTTCCCAGGAGTGCCACCAACTTAGATGTAAGTTCCTTCCAGTTACAATATGGGTCTTACAACACCGAAACTAATGATAAAACTGATGGCCACGTCTATAACTACATTCCCCCACCTGTGGGTCAGATGTGCCAAAACCCCATCTACATGCAGAAGGAAGGAGACCCAGTAGCCTATTACCGAAACCTTCAGGATTTCAGCTATGGCaacctggaggaaaaaaaagaagaacctgCCACACTTGCTTACACAATAAGTGCCACTGAGTTGCTAGAAAAACAGGCCACACCAAAAGAGCCTGAGCTGCTGTATCAGAATATCGCTGAGCGAGCTAAGGAACTTCCCAGTGCAGGCCTAGTCCACTATAACTTTTGTACCTTACCTAAAAGGCAGTTTGCCCCTTCATATGAATCTCGACGCCAAAACCAAGACAGAATCAATAAAACCGTTTTATATGGGACTCCCAGAAAATGCTTTGTGGGGCAGTCAAAGCCAGACCACCCTTTACTGCAAGCTAAGCCGCAATCTGAACCAGACTACCTCGAAGTTCTGGAAAAACAAACTGCAATCAGTCAGCTGTGA